The Pleurodeles waltl isolate 20211129_DDA chromosome 6, aPleWal1.hap1.20221129, whole genome shotgun sequence genome has a segment encoding these proteins:
- the LOC138301369 gene encoding uncharacterized protein isoform X1 produces the protein MCFTQRILVNLTIYAAVFLTFFLHSINYYWIKTENKQLLKERFPSHILNISKDTITELKNSRTFIIAPYQDHRAGNHIHTIAIVHNDVTQLYCFIPCTTNIYVYVVKAVLDKHVDRYDFPYVTTDILCPEPMNCDPKYIALDSSQDATIDKLSVFEIQNLHPPTSFYVNFTVCISTMFGNYDNVLQFTQTIEMYKLLGAGRVTIYKNNCSLLIERLLQYYIAEGIVEVVPWPIEKYLAPAKAWHHSMDAKDIGYYGQLVTLNDCMYRNMYRSKYVVLIDLDEIILPLKHHDWTSMMDSLQKQHPNVGAFLFENHVFPKHVFSPTEGFNTSSWEAVPGVDILKHIHREPDRKDYFNNRKMILNPRTVIQTSVHSILKAHKGSLNIPIDVALLYHCKSPNQPTLPRESLIEDPTIRKYMIPLTENVNNVLERNMFLNKVLKGY, from the coding sequence atgtgtttcacacAAAGAATTTTGGTAAACCTTACCATATAcgctgctgtttttttaactttttttctacaCTCAATAAACTACTACTGGATCAAAACAGAAAATAAGCAATTATTGAAAGAACGTTTTCCCTCTCATATATTGAATATTTCAAAGGACACTATAACTGAATTAAAAAACAGCAGGACTTTCATCATTGCGCCATATCAAGATCATAGAGCCGGAAACCATATTCACACAATTGCAATTGTTCACAACGATGTTACACAACTTTATTGTTTCATTCCCTGCACAACAAACATCTATGTCTATGTAGTGAAGGCGGTCTTAGACAAGCATGTTGATCGTTATGATTTCCCTTATGTCACAACAGATATCCTGTGTCCAGAACCAATGAACTGTGATCCAAAATATATCGCACTAGATTCATCCCAGGATGCAACTATAGATAAACTTTCCGTATTTGAAATACAAAACCTGCACCCACCAACATCGTTTTATGTGAATTTTACTGTGTGCATTTCCACTATGTTTGGAAATTATGACAATGTCTTACAGTTCACTCAGACAATAGAGATGTATAAACTgctgggggcagggagggtcacaaTCTATAAAAATAATTGCAGCCTTTTGATAGAAAGACTCTTGCAATATTACATTGCTGAAGGGATTGTAGAGGTGGTACCTTGGCCCATCGAAAAGTACCTTGCTCCAGCAAAAGCATGGCACCACTCAATGGACGCCAAGGATATTGGGTACTATGGACAGTTGGTAACCCTGAATGACTGTATGTACAGGAATATGTATCGGAGCAAGTATGTGGTACTCATCGACCTGGATGAAATAATTCTGCCCCTCAAACACCATGATTGGACGAGTATGATGGACAGTCTTCAGAAGCAACATCCCAatgttggggcatttctttttgaaaATCATGTCTTTCCCAAACATGTGTTCAGCCCGACTGAGGGGTTTAACACTTCGTCTTGGGAGGCTGTGCCCGGCGTGGACATCCTGAAGCATATTCACAGGGAGCCTGATAGAAAAGATTACTTTAATAACAGAAAAATGATTCTCAATCCCCGGACGGTGATTCAAACATCAGTTCACTCTATTCTAAAGGCCCACAAGGGGAGCCTGAACATTCCCATCGATGTTGCACTCCTCTACCACTGCAAGAGTCCTAATCAACCTACTCTCCCTAGAGAGTCCCTAATCGAAGATCCAACCATCAGGAAGTACATGATCCCACTGACTGAAAATGTTAACAATGTGCTTGAAAGGAATATGTTCTTGAATAAAGTTCTGAAGGGCTATTAG